The following are encoded together in the Ktedonobacterales bacterium genome:
- a CDS encoding TatD family hydrolase: MLVDTHAHVDARQFVSDRDAVITSAIEAGVEMLVDAGCDLPSSRAAVDLAAKHPGHVFAAVGIHPHDASSYTDEALAELRDLAGRPGVVAIGETGLDYYRMLSPREHQQHSLERQLDLARQLDLPIILHNRDSHADLMAMLREHARGVRGVFHCFSGDRQMAEECLTFAGFYLSFAGPLTYRANTALAEVAAWAPLDRVLVETDCPYLTPHPFRGRRNEPKHVALVAAKLAELRDLPVGEIADITTNNARTLLGLARA, encoded by the coding sequence TTGCTCGTTGATACCCACGCGCACGTTGATGCGCGTCAATTTGTCTCTGACCGTGACGCCGTGATTACTTCGGCCATCGAGGCCGGGGTGGAGATGCTGGTGGATGCTGGCTGCGATCTGCCCTCCAGCCGCGCCGCCGTTGATCTGGCAGCGAAACATCCTGGACACGTCTTTGCCGCTGTTGGCATTCATCCTCACGACGCCTCCAGCTATACGGATGAGGCGCTGGCCGAGTTGCGCGATCTGGCCGGGCGGCCAGGCGTGGTCGCCATTGGCGAAACCGGCCTGGATTACTATCGCATGCTTTCGCCCCGCGAGCACCAGCAGCACTCGTTGGAGCGCCAGCTTGATCTCGCTCGCCAGCTTGATTTGCCCATCATTCTGCATAACCGCGATTCGCACGCTGACCTGATGGCGATGCTGCGCGAGCATGCGCGGGGCGTGCGCGGGGTATTTCATTGCTTTTCAGGGGATCGGCAGATGGCCGAAGAATGCCTGACCTTTGCGGGCTTTTATCTCTCGTTCGCCGGGCCGCTGACCTATCGCGCCAACACGGCGCTGGCCGAGGTGGCCGCCTGGGCGCCGTTGGATCGCGTGCTGGTGGAGACCGATTGCCCGTATCTGACACCGCATCCTTTCCGGGGGCGGCGCAACGAACCAAAGCATGTGGCGCTGGTGGCGGCGAAACTGGCCGAGCTGCGCGATCTGCCCGTTGGGGAGATCGCCGACATTACGACGAACAACGCGCGCACCCTGTTGGGGTTGGCGCGCGCCTGA
- a CDS encoding efflux RND transporter permease subunit, with product MFSFLTRLAVRKSSVTLLLVVGILLFGGFATTQLQQELLPSVDFPVVTVLTSYPGAEPQTVADTVSAQVEQAVSDLPGLQTVQSTSINGESIVLATFDFGTDMKATQQTISSNLQGIALPSGASLPQVETFNLQSQPILQLSLSSNTETPAQLAQIARTQIIPALKTVAGVSNIDLLGGGSRQLLITLDPAKLAAKGISVQQIVALLQQNSLTVPGGTVDSQGFSVPVVTNHQFQSVQDLCGLVVGGSAAGKSVKGSATGTNPTALCQPIAHQSGLVLLEDVAAVQQSDNTTDGISRTNGIPSIGINITKAQNANTVTVATAVNSKLDDLKAKLPKGVNIVTLQDQSTFITQSINGLVREGLLGAGFAVLVIFFFLLNIRSTLVTAISIPCSLLVAFIILYAANISLNVLTLGGLAIAIGRVVDDAIVVLENIYRHVQAGESVRRAAITATREVGTAITSSTATTLAVFLPLAFIGGIVGEFFRPFALAVVAALAASLLVALTIIPALAKYFVRPSRTASQALRRGQTLEEETTWLQRIYTPVLRWTLSHRAITLIVAIVLFAASVASVSRIPTSFLNQGSQKIISITVSPPAGSDLQAVSDEASKVETILHQDSRVSRYQTTIGGGGSLNALRSVVLGGGSSNSASILVILQNTADLEATTTELRDKISAPDIAGKFFITVQTFSASNSQFQVTLSSDDQQALVSAAQQVFSVVQKEADTANPTSDASAVAPTLSITVDPSRAALYGLTTAQVGQQIRADLAGQTAIQISTSDFNNGQPTNVVVQMDTADLATPQGVNNLPIFYGAGGRSGVVPLGQIATVSIQQSQVKVTRIGGQPAVTISADITSQNTGTVSTDLQQKIDALHLPASVTVSYGGITSQLTTGFSGLLLAMLAAIILVYVLMVITFGSLLDPFILLFSLPLAAIGAFPALLVTGRTISISSLIGLLMLVGIVVTNAIVFLDMVKQREKHGLSTREALLEGGRIRVRPILMTAIATILATAPLALGSNDGSVISAELGTVVIGGLLSSTLLTLVVIPVLYSLASGMKRRLGFRPPHLEVEEEDTAALPVIVAAPTGEEPETEAAGTR from the coding sequence ATGTTCTCTTTCTTAACCCGGCTTGCTGTGCGCAAATCGAGCGTTACGCTGCTGCTGGTGGTTGGCATCCTGCTCTTTGGCGGGTTTGCCACTACGCAGCTTCAGCAAGAACTGCTCCCCAGCGTTGATTTCCCGGTTGTCACCGTGCTGACCAGTTATCCGGGGGCAGAACCGCAGACGGTGGCCGATACCGTCTCGGCGCAGGTGGAGCAGGCCGTAAGCGACTTGCCAGGGCTGCAAACGGTGCAATCAACTTCGATTAACGGCGAGTCCATTGTGCTTGCCACGTTTGACTTCGGGACCGACATGAAGGCCACCCAGCAAACCATCAGCAGCAACCTGCAAGGGATCGCTCTGCCCAGCGGAGCTTCGCTCCCGCAGGTCGAGACCTTCAACCTCCAGTCGCAGCCCATCCTCCAGTTGAGCCTCTCTTCCAACACAGAGACGCCCGCGCAGCTCGCCCAAATTGCGCGCACACAGATTATTCCGGCGCTCAAGACGGTTGCGGGCGTCTCGAATATTGATTTGTTGGGCGGCGGCTCGCGGCAGCTGCTGATTACGCTCGATCCGGCAAAGCTGGCCGCCAAAGGCATCTCCGTTCAGCAAATCGTGGCGCTGCTTCAGCAGAACAGCCTGACCGTTCCCGGCGGCACAGTGGACAGCCAGGGCTTCAGCGTGCCAGTTGTCACCAATCACCAGTTCCAATCGGTGCAAGACCTCTGCGGGCTGGTTGTGGGCGGCAGCGCCGCAGGCAAGAGCGTGAAAGGGAGCGCCACAGGTACGAATCCGACGGCGCTGTGCCAGCCAATTGCCCATCAATCCGGCCTGGTCTTGCTTGAGGATGTTGCTGCCGTTCAGCAGAGCGACAACACTACCGACGGCATCTCGCGCACCAACGGCATACCCAGCATCGGCATCAACATCACCAAGGCGCAAAACGCCAACACCGTGACCGTCGCCACTGCCGTCAACAGCAAGCTGGATGACCTGAAAGCGAAGCTGCCCAAAGGCGTGAATATCGTTACCCTTCAGGACCAATCCACCTTCATTACGCAATCAATCAATGGCCTGGTGCGCGAAGGTTTGCTGGGCGCTGGCTTCGCTGTTCTGGTGATCTTCTTCTTTCTGCTCAACATCCGCAGCACGCTGGTAACGGCCATCTCCATCCCCTGCTCGCTGCTGGTAGCGTTTATTATCCTCTACGCGGCCAACATCAGCCTGAACGTCCTGACGCTGGGCGGGCTGGCAATCGCTATCGGGCGCGTGGTGGATGACGCCATTGTCGTGCTGGAGAATATCTATCGCCATGTTCAGGCGGGCGAGTCGGTGCGCCGCGCGGCGATAACAGCCACGCGCGAGGTAGGTACGGCCATTACCTCCTCCACCGCGACGACGCTGGCCGTTTTCCTGCCGCTGGCCTTTATCGGCGGGATCGTCGGCGAGTTCTTCCGGCCCTTTGCGCTGGCCGTCGTGGCCGCGCTGGCCGCCTCGCTGCTCGTTGCCCTGACGATCATTCCGGCGCTGGCAAAATACTTTGTGCGCCCCAGCCGCACAGCATCCCAGGCGCTGCGGCGCGGCCAGACGCTCGAAGAAGAGACTACCTGGCTTCAGCGCATCTACACGCCGGTGCTGCGCTGGACGCTGAGCCATCGCGCCATCACGCTCATCGTGGCTATCGTCCTCTTCGCGGCCAGCGTCGCCAGCGTGAGCAGGATTCCCACCAGCTTCTTGAACCAGGGGTCACAGAAGATCATCAGCATCACCGTGTCGCCGCCAGCGGGATCAGACCTCCAGGCGGTGTCTGATGAAGCATCCAAAGTGGAAACCATTTTGCATCAGGACAGCAGGGTGAGCCGCTATCAGACGACCATCGGCGGCGGCGGTTCGCTCAACGCCCTGCGCTCGGTGGTGCTGGGCGGAGGCAGCAGCAACAGCGCCTCGATTCTGGTGATTCTTCAGAATACTGCCGATCTGGAAGCGACCACCACAGAACTGCGCGACAAAATCTCCGCGCCGGACATCGCGGGCAAGTTCTTCATCACAGTACAGACCTTCAGCGCCTCCAACAGCCAGTTCCAGGTGACGCTCAGCAGCGACGACCAGCAGGCGCTCGTCAGCGCGGCGCAGCAAGTCTTTTCGGTGGTGCAAAAAGAGGCGGATACCGCCAACCCCACCAGCGACGCCTCGGCGGTGGCGCCAACCCTCTCTATCACCGTTGATCCCAGCCGGGCCGCGCTCTATGGGTTGACTACCGCCCAGGTGGGCCAGCAGATTCGCGCAGACCTGGCAGGCCAGACGGCTATCCAGATTTCGACCAGTGATTTTAATAACGGCCAGCCGACCAATGTCGTCGTCCAGATGGACACCGCCGACCTGGCAACCCCGCAGGGCGTCAACAATCTACCCATCTTTTACGGCGCGGGCGGGCGCTCCGGCGTGGTGCCGCTTGGGCAGATCGCTACGGTCAGCATCCAGCAAAGCCAGGTAAAGGTGACACGCATCGGCGGCCAGCCTGCGGTCACGATCAGCGCCGACATCACCAGCCAGAACACGGGTACTGTCTCCACTGATCTTCAGCAGAAGATTGACGCGCTGCATCTGCCCGCCAGCGTCACCGTCAGTTATGGCGGCATCACTTCCCAGCTAACCACCGGATTCAGCGGCTTGCTGCTGGCGATGCTGGCCGCCATTATCCTGGTCTACGTGCTGATGGTGATTACCTTTGGGTCACTGCTCGACCCGTTCATCCTGCTGTTCTCGCTGCCGCTGGCGGCGATTGGCGCGTTTCCGGCGCTGCTCGTCACGGGGCGCACGATCAGCATCTCTTCACTGATCGGCCTGCTGATGCTGGTGGGCATCGTCGTCACCAACGCTATTGTCTTTCTGGATATGGTCAAGCAGCGCGAGAAACACGGGCTGTCCACCCGCGAGGCGCTGCTGGAAGGCGGACGCATCCGCGTGCGGCCTATCCTGATGACGGCCATTGCTACGATCCTGGCAACCGCGCCATTGGCGCTGGGCAGCAACGATGGCTCGGTGATCTCCGCCGAACTGGGGACGGTGGTGATCGGCGGCCTGCTGAGTTCAACGCTGCTGACCCTGGTGGTCATTCCGGTGCTGTATAGCCTGGCAAGCGGTATGAAGCGCCGCCTGGGTTTCCGCCCGCCGCACCTGGAAGTTGAGGAGGAAGATACCGCCGCCCTGCCCGTCATCGTCGCGGCTCCAACCGGCGAGGAACCGGAAACCGAAGCCGCCGGAACACGGTAA
- the cysS gene encoding cysteine--tRNA ligase, with protein sequence MRLFNTMTQAKEDFIPGGEVVKVYVCGVTPYDTTHLGHAFVYATFDTLHRYLEWRGLKVCYVQNVTDIDDDVLRKAAQVGLSWDELGRRETQRFLEDMSALNVRMPDVYAKATEETPRMIELIVKLLRGGHAYEREGNVYFSVKSDASFGELAEAAGYVGYECWLATANERGNYPDDPLKDDPLDFVLWQAQKPGEPAWPSPWGPGRPGWHIECSAMSTRYLGDQLDIHGGGADLAFPHHTCEIAQTENATGARPFTRYWMHIGMVRLAGEKMSKSLGNLILVRNLLGAYAPNTVRVLLLSHHYREAWEYQEEEALLAAKIATKLYAAAAPRVIGKKERAAGVRDDEQAGAEVAEKARQHFMRAMEDDLDTPLALNTLAALADHILEARQQKREEPAAVRGLRELAGVLGLRLPE encoded by the coding sequence ATGCGACTCTTTAATACAATGACCCAGGCGAAAGAAGACTTCATCCCTGGGGGCGAAGTGGTGAAGGTCTACGTGTGCGGCGTGACCCCTTACGACACGACACATCTGGGGCATGCGTTTGTCTATGCGACTTTTGACACCTTACACCGCTACCTGGAGTGGCGCGGCTTGAAGGTGTGCTATGTCCAGAACGTCACCGATATTGATGATGATGTGCTGCGCAAAGCAGCGCAGGTGGGCCTTAGTTGGGATGAACTGGGCCGCCGCGAGACGCAGCGTTTCCTCGAAGATATGAGCGCGCTCAATGTGCGCATGCCCGACGTGTACGCAAAGGCAACAGAAGAGACGCCCAGGATGATCGAGTTGATCGTGAAGCTGCTGCGCGGCGGCCACGCCTATGAGCGCGAGGGCAACGTCTACTTCAGCGTCAAGAGCGACGCATCCTTCGGCGAACTGGCTGAGGCGGCAGGCTATGTCGGCTATGAGTGCTGGCTGGCGACGGCCAATGAGCGCGGCAACTATCCCGACGATCCGCTCAAAGATGACCCGCTGGATTTCGTTCTCTGGCAGGCGCAGAAGCCGGGCGAGCCAGCCTGGCCCAGCCCCTGGGGGCCAGGACGACCCGGCTGGCATATCGAGTGCAGCGCCATGTCCACGCGCTATCTCGGCGATCAACTGGATATTCACGGCGGCGGCGCTGACCTGGCTTTCCCGCATCATACCTGCGAGATCGCTCAGACAGAGAACGCCACAGGCGCTCGCCCCTTCACGCGCTATTGGATGCACATCGGCATGGTGCGGCTGGCTGGCGAGAAGATGAGCAAGTCACTGGGCAATCTGATCTTGGTGCGCAACCTGCTGGGGGCTTATGCGCCTAATACGGTGCGCGTGCTGCTGCTCAGCCATCACTACCGCGAAGCCTGGGAATACCAGGAAGAAGAGGCGCTGCTGGCGGCGAAGATAGCGACGAAACTCTATGCCGCCGCCGCGCCGCGCGTGATCGGCAAAAAAGAACGCGCGGCGGGCGTCAGGGACGATGAGCAGGCGGGAGCGGAGGTAGCGGAAAAAGCACGCCAGCATTTTATGCGGGCAATGGAGGATGATCTGGATACGCCGCTGGCGCTCAACACCCTGGCGGCGCTCGCCGATCATATTCTGGAGGCGCGCCAGCAGAAACGCGAGGAACCGGCTGCTGTGCGCGGGCTGCGCGAACTGGCGGGGGTGCTGGGCCTCAGATTGCCTGAGTAA
- the nfi gene encoding deoxyribonuclease V (cleaves DNA at apurinic or apyrimidinic sites), with protein sequence MEKIWVREMVVRSFEPTNYFWSDTNFKLTNTRNVSPEEAIAIQERLRPLVQQTNSIALDQIRTVAGIDVSYQDVGQAAIVVFSFPDLEIIDQATATRESVFPYVPGLLSFREGPVVLDAMAKLKQQPDLLIFDGQGYAHPRRFGLACHLGLYLDRPSIGCAKTRLIGAYQQPGPNKGDCAPLVDQGETIGMVVRTRANTNPLFVSVGHKIDLPTAVEAVLRCVRGYRLPETTRAADHLAGSDQPPGRRRYKWRSHPMERL encoded by the coding sequence ATGGAAAAGATATGGGTCAGAGAGATGGTCGTGAGGAGCTTCGAGCCAACGAACTATTTTTGGTCAGACACGAATTTTAAACTGACAAACACCAGGAACGTCTCACCAGAGGAAGCCATTGCCATTCAGGAGCGGCTGCGCCCGCTCGTTCAGCAGACTAATAGCATCGCGCTCGATCAGATTCGGACGGTGGCGGGCATTGACGTCTCCTACCAGGATGTGGGGCAGGCGGCCATTGTGGTGTTTTCGTTCCCCGATTTAGAGATCATCGATCAGGCGACAGCCACGCGGGAGAGCGTCTTTCCCTACGTGCCAGGCTTGCTCTCGTTCCGCGAAGGGCCGGTGGTGCTGGATGCGATGGCGAAGCTCAAGCAGCAGCCCGATCTCCTCATCTTCGATGGGCAGGGCTACGCGCATCCCCGGCGCTTCGGCCTGGCCTGTCACCTGGGCCTCTACCTGGACCGGCCCAGCATCGGCTGCGCCAAAACGCGCTTGATCGGCGCGTATCAGCAGCCTGGCCCCAACAAAGGCGATTGCGCGCCTCTGGTGGACCAGGGCGAAACGATTGGCATGGTTGTGCGCACCAGAGCCAACACCAACCCGCTCTTTGTCTCCGTCGGCCACAAGATCGATCTGCCAACGGCGGTTGAGGCGGTGCTGCGCTGTGTGCGCGGCTACCGCCTGCCGGAGACGACGCGCGCCGCCGATCACCTGGCGGGCAGCGACCAGCCGCCTGGAAGGCGGCGCTACAAGTGGCGTTCCCATCCTATGGAGCGGCTTTAG
- the holA gene encoding DNA polymerase III subunit delta, with product MWYLFHGPDEFSAREALAALRAEGDFGYNQDTFKGDEVSLPALIAACETYPFLSERRLVVLEGLPEKQSAKKGRSAAAADQDASGEQAGSAPMGDHQGEARSAPRKKGGASKKNRAPGADPKAFIIGLAEYLPGLPETTILVVLVDEALEASHPLMLAAKQGGQARQFTPPNGPALERWIAGRAQERGCAVTPDATRMLAIYAGRQLRLLAGEVEKLAAYVGEGGQIDAASVRLLTPAAQQSRIFDLTDALARHERAHALTILHELLDHGEAPIGLTAFIGSQVRALLMVKDLSERGLRPQQIAEAAGLNPFVVSKTLPLVRRFSFAQLKAAHRAALGVDTALKRSRMPAELALDLLVIEFGEETRSSAR from the coding sequence ATGTGGTATCTCTTTCACGGCCCTGACGAATTCTCCGCCCGCGAGGCGCTGGCCGCCTTGCGGGCCGAGGGTGACTTCGGCTATAACCAGGATACCTTCAAGGGCGACGAGGTTTCGCTGCCTGCGCTCATCGCTGCATGTGAGACGTATCCGTTTCTGAGCGAGCGGCGGCTGGTCGTGCTGGAGGGCCTGCCAGAGAAGCAGAGCGCGAAGAAGGGTCGAAGCGCGGCGGCAGCCGATCAAGACGCCAGCGGAGAGCAAGCCGGTTCCGCCCCGATGGGCGATCATCAGGGCGAGGCTCGAAGCGCCCCCAGGAAAAAAGGTGGCGCGAGCAAGAAAAATCGGGCGCCAGGCGCGGACCCCAAAGCCTTCATTATCGGGCTGGCGGAATATCTGCCCGGTCTGCCAGAGACGACCATCCTGGTCGTGCTGGTTGATGAGGCGCTGGAGGCCAGCCACCCGCTGATGCTGGCCGCCAAACAGGGGGGGCAGGCGCGCCAGTTTACGCCGCCAAACGGCCCTGCTCTGGAGCGATGGATTGCCGGGCGAGCGCAAGAGCGCGGCTGCGCTGTGACTCCCGATGCCACCCGCATGCTGGCAATCTACGCCGGGCGGCAACTGCGCCTGCTGGCCGGAGAGGTGGAGAAGCTGGCGGCCTACGTGGGAGAGGGCGGGCAGATTGACGCCGCGAGCGTGCGCCTGCTGACACCCGCAGCGCAGCAATCGCGCATTTTCGATCTCACCGACGCGCTGGCGCGCCACGAGCGCGCCCACGCGCTGACGATCCTGCACGAACTGCTGGATCACGGCGAGGCTCCTATCGGGCTGACGGCTTTTATCGGCTCGCAGGTGCGCGCGCTGCTGATGGTCAAAGACCTCAGCGAGCGCGGCCTGCGGCCCCAGCAGATCGCCGAAGCCGCCGGGCTGAATCCCTTTGTCGTGAGCAAAACGCTGCCGCTGGTGCGCCGTTTTTCCTTCGCCCAACTCAAAGCCGCTCATCGCGCGGCGCTGGGCGTTGATACCGCGCTCAAGCGCAGCCGCATGCCAGCCGAACTGGCCCTTGATCTGCTGGTCATCGAATTTGGCGAGGAGACCCGGAGCAGTGCTAGATAG
- a CDS encoding transposase: protein MPGKSSENPNERRTHKAFQYRISPTKQQEHHLLFVLRRCRSLYNSALEQRKAFYQMRRKSLGYSQQAAELADLKAAYPAYADIYSQVLQDVLRRLDKAFAAFFRRIRNGETPGYPRFQGAGRYDSFTYPQAGFALAGNMLTLSKIGDLKVRLHRPMQGQVKTCTIKRDVNHWYVTFSCEVEDEPLPPGEEAVGIDLGVLHFATLSTGETIENPRPYRRGLKRIKRLQQAKDRKKRGSHRRKRAAIALTKAHRQVRNQRKDFQHKAARALVNRFGVIVFEDVKITNMSKAPDPKPDPEKEGEYLPNGAAAKAGLNLSILDASWGQFQQLCVAKAASAGRRVLLVDPRYTSQRCSQCGAIVKKDLSERWHSCSCGCELDRDHNAALNILFQGQEVAHRVTAL from the coding sequence ATGCCAGGCAAGAGCAGCGAAAATCCAAACGAGCGGCGAACCCATAAAGCCTTCCAATACCGCATCTCTCCCACGAAGCAACAGGAGCACCATTTGCTCTTTGTGCTGCGCCGCTGCCGTTCCCTCTACAACAGCGCTCTGGAACAGCGCAAGGCGTTCTATCAGATGCGCCGCAAGAGTCTGGGCTACAGCCAACAGGCGGCAGAACTGGCCGACCTGAAGGCCGCCTATCCCGCCTATGCTGACATCTACAGCCAGGTGTTGCAGGATGTCTTGCGCCGCCTGGACAAAGCCTTTGCCGCCTTCTTCCGCCGCATCAGAAATGGGGAGACGCCCGGCTACCCACGCTTCCAGGGAGCGGGCCGCTATGACTCGTTCACCTATCCGCAAGCGGGCTTTGCTCTGGCTGGGAATATGCTCACGCTCTCCAAAATTGGCGACCTCAAGGTGCGGCTGCATCGGCCCATGCAAGGCCAGGTGAAAACCTGTACCATCAAGCGGGACGTGAATCACTGGTATGTCACCTTCTCCTGTGAAGTGGAAGACGAGCCGTTGCCGCCAGGCGAAGAAGCCGTAGGCATTGACTTGGGCGTGCTGCATTTTGCCACGCTGTCTACTGGCGAAACCATCGAAAACCCGCGCCCCTATCGCCGTGGGCTGAAGCGTATCAAACGCTTGCAACAAGCGAAGGACCGCAAAAAGCGTGGCTCCCATCGGCGCAAGCGGGCGGCTATCGCCCTGACAAAAGCGCATCGGCAGGTCCGCAACCAACGCAAGGACTTTCAACACAAAGCGGCCCGCGCTCTGGTGAACCGTTTTGGCGTGATCGTGTTTGAGGACGTGAAGATCACGAACATGAGTAAAGCGCCCGACCCCAAGCCGGACCCCGAAAAAGAGGGCGAATATCTGCCCAATGGGGCGGCGGCCAAGGCGGGACTCAACCTGTCGATTCTTGATGCTAGCTGGGGCCAGTTCCAGCAGTTGTGCGTCGCCAAGGCTGCGAGTGCCGGACGCCGCGTGCTGTTGGTGGACCCCCGCTATACGAGCCAGCGATGCAGCCAGTGTGGGGCTATCGTGAAGAAGGACTTGTCTGAACGCTGGCATTCCTGCTCCTGTGGCTGTGAACTGGACCGCGATCACAACGCAGCATTAAACATTCTGTTCCAGGGCCAGGAAGTGGCCCACAGAGTTACGGCTCTGTAG
- a CDS encoding protein kinase, which translates to MAGEILGGRYELMEPIGRGGMATIYRARDRRMNRLVAVKVLREVYSSDRKFITRFQMEARAASSLTHPNIVQVYDYGQSADSYYIVMEFIQGIDLRRYLRTHHILDVDQAITIAHDVALGLGAAHRRSIVHRDVKPQNIMVNGEGLVKLTDFGIASMYKDLSAERLTTTGMTLGTVQYYAPEQAQGEIVKPAADVYALGIVMYEMLTGKPPFDGDTPVSVAVRHIQDLPEPPRKQNPKIPPGLEALILRCLEKAPRDRYPNGDELARALDNYEDEADSRRASGPYEYGPRNTVQAGQGSGARSILPKEATLPANPRGSGGLLSGAGRPSGGLGPGAPGRSVSRPLPPPEPEEEEEEDWDEPQYWDQPVNPTARTRPFGAAPGTMPRSPIPGRTMGGRSRRATAITMSLIGAATLLLLGLSCYLASQLGLGTGLFASITGNQASPTPSTAVVPYVIGQQEASASKQITDAGFRVDLQYGPSTTQPVGTVYEQKPEPATRADLGSIVTIYISQGAEAFPMPEERGKKLADAEQDLKSKQLQYNVVTQLSTKPNNTVINQDPLPGTQVHAGDSVTLYVSQQVTPTPTPSPTPTPSPTPSPTPTPTPPSALAPDEPALARGSGSGEVI; encoded by the coding sequence ATGGCAGGTGAGATTCTCGGCGGTCGTTACGAACTGATGGAACCCATCGGGCGCGGCGGCATGGCGACCATCTATCGCGCCAGAGATCGGCGCATGAATCGGCTGGTCGCCGTAAAGGTGCTGCGCGAGGTCTACAGCAGTGACCGCAAATTCATTACCCGCTTCCAGATGGAAGCGCGCGCGGCGTCATCGCTGACACATCCGAATATTGTCCAGGTCTATGACTACGGGCAAAGCGCCGATAGCTATTATATTGTAATGGAGTTTATCCAGGGCATCGATCTGCGGCGCTATCTCCGTACCCACCATATTCTGGATGTTGATCAGGCGATTACCATTGCCCATGATGTCGCGCTGGGGCTGGGCGCAGCGCATCGTCGGAGCATTGTCCACCGCGATGTGAAACCTCAGAATATCATGGTCAACGGCGAGGGACTGGTCAAGCTCACCGATTTTGGCATCGCCAGCATGTACAAAGACCTGAGCGCCGAACGGCTGACGACCACCGGCATGACACTGGGTACGGTGCAGTACTATGCCCCCGAACAGGCGCAAGGCGAGATCGTCAAGCCTGCCGCTGATGTGTACGCGCTGGGCATCGTCATGTACGAGATGCTAACCGGCAAACCGCCTTTTGACGGTGATACGCCCGTTTCGGTGGCGGTGCGCCATATTCAAGACCTGCCAGAGCCGCCGCGCAAGCAGAACCCCAAGATTCCGCCAGGGCTGGAGGCGCTGATCTTGCGCTGCCTGGAAAAAGCCCCGCGTGATCGCTACCCAAACGGGGACGAACTCGCCAGGGCGCTGGATAATTACGAGGATGAAGCCGACAGCAGGCGAGCAAGCGGCCCCTACGAATATGGCCCCAGGAATACCGTACAGGCGGGGCAAGGTTCCGGCGCTCGCTCGATTTTGCCGAAGGAGGCCACGCTGCCCGCCAACCCACGCGGCTCCGGCGGGCTGTTGAGTGGGGCAGGCAGGCCGAGCGGCGGCCTTGGCCCCGGCGCTCCAGGGCGTTCGGTTTCCCGGCCACTGCCGCCGCCAGAACCAGAGGAAGAGGAAGAGGAAGACTGGGACGAACCACAGTATTGGGATCAACCCGTCAATCCCACCGCCAGAACCCGACCCTTTGGCGCCGCGCCAGGGACCATGCCGCGCTCGCCGATACCCGGCAGGACGATGGGGGGGCGATCACGGCGCGCCACCGCCATCACCATGTCTTTGATTGGCGCGGCGACCCTGCTGCTGCTGGGGTTAAGCTGCTATCTTGCCAGTCAGCTTGGGCTGGGGACTGGCTTATTCGCTTCGATCACCGGCAATCAGGCAAGTCCAACGCCCTCAACAGCCGTCGTCCCCTATGTCATCGGCCAGCAGGAAGCGAGCGCCAGCAAGCAAATCACCGACGCGGGGTTCAGAGTGGACCTTCAGTATGGACCCAGCACTACCCAGCCGGTGGGTACAGTCTATGAGCAGAAGCCCGAACCAGCGACCCGCGCCGACCTGGGAAGCATCGTCACGATCTACATAAGCCAGGGGGCAGAGGCTTTCCCGATGCCCGAAGAACGCGGGAAAAAGCTGGCTGACGCGGAGCAAGACCTCAAATCCAAACAACTTCAATACAACGTTGTTACCCAGCTCAGCACCAAACCCAATAACACGGTGATCAATCAAGACCCCCTGCCAGGCACGCAGGTGCATGCGGGGGATTCGGTCACGCTTTACGTGAGCCAGCAGGTAACACCCACGCCCACGCCGTCGCCCACACCCACGCCCAGCCCGACGCCGTCGCCTACACCCACGCCCACGCCGCCCAGCGCCCTGGCTCCCGATGAGCCAGCCCTGGCGCGCGGCTCTGGCAGCGGGGAAGTTATCTAG